The Afipia massiliensis genome has a segment encoding these proteins:
- a CDS encoding DEAD/DEAH box helicase, with the protein MKSLSASPPLARALAERNYNDATPVQTAVLAPDAIGRDLLVSAQTGSGKTVAYGLAFASDLLGDAERLPRAGAPLALIVAPTRELALQVHRELEWLYAYAGARVVSCVGGMDPQREKRELEAGAHIVVGTPGRLCDHIRRKRLDVSELKAVVLDEADEMLDLGFREDMEFILKTTPDTRRTLLFSATLPRTIISITKQYQNNPFRIEVAGGDGGHADIEYRAIRIAPGDVEHAVVNVLRYFESPSAIVFCNTRNAVNHLQAGLLERGFSVVALSGELTQNERTKALQSLRDGRARVCVATDVAARGLDLPNLGLVIHADLPNDPEVLQHRSGRTGRAGKKGISVMLVIPARKRRAELLLNMAGIDVAWGTAPTVEEIRTLDQQRMLQDALFGEETTEDDLVLARAMLAERSAEDIAAALARLYRSRLPSPEDILDPGQGGRSRDDRGSREDRGARRDSREPRGDDRAPRAKSKSRGEMPEGSVWFRAAIGRNKNAEARWLLPMICRRGGIGKQDIGAIRIFDASTEFEISANAVDEFTAKIKRPDKEDNIRIEALPNGPQGDTPSFDKRPRKPPHKDRDFSAKPRYDSKPRHEDKPRFEDKPRYDKPKHSGKPQRDDTRRFEDAPPRGKGPKPGKSQDRQSWPDVDKGGLAKKPKKKKHRKGG; encoded by the coding sequence GTGAAATCCCTGTCCGCAAGTCCCCCGCTCGCCCGCGCCTTGGCCGAGCGCAATTACAACGATGCAACACCGGTCCAGACGGCGGTGCTCGCCCCCGATGCCATCGGCCGCGACCTGCTGGTGTCAGCGCAAACCGGCTCCGGCAAGACCGTGGCCTACGGGCTGGCATTCGCAAGCGATCTGCTCGGCGACGCCGAGCGCCTGCCCAGAGCAGGCGCACCGCTGGCGCTGATCGTTGCGCCGACGCGCGAACTGGCCCTGCAGGTTCATCGCGAACTGGAATGGCTTTATGCCTATGCGGGCGCCCGCGTCGTCTCCTGCGTCGGTGGCATGGACCCCCAGCGCGAGAAACGCGAGCTTGAAGCCGGCGCCCATATCGTGGTCGGCACGCCCGGTCGGCTGTGCGATCATATCCGCCGCAAGCGTCTCGACGTCTCCGAACTGAAAGCCGTCGTGCTCGACGAGGCCGACGAGATGCTCGATCTCGGCTTTCGCGAAGATATGGAATTCATCCTCAAGACCACGCCGGACACGCGCCGTACGCTGCTGTTCTCGGCGACCTTGCCGCGCACGATTATCTCCATCACCAAGCAATATCAGAACAACCCCTTTCGCATCGAAGTGGCTGGCGGCGACGGCGGCCATGCCGATATTGAGTATCGCGCGATCCGTATCGCCCCGGGCGACGTCGAGCACGCTGTGGTCAACGTGTTGCGCTATTTCGAATCGCCGAGCGCCATCGTGTTCTGCAACACCCGAAACGCGGTCAATCATTTACAGGCTGGCTTGCTCGAACGCGGTTTCTCCGTGGTCGCGCTATCGGGCGAACTGACCCAGAACGAACGGACCAAGGCATTACAGTCGCTGCGCGACGGACGCGCGCGGGTCTGCGTCGCCACCGACGTTGCGGCACGCGGTCTCGACCTGCCGAATCTCGGTCTGGTGATTCACGCCGATCTGCCCAACGATCCCGAGGTGCTTCAGCATCGGTCCGGCCGCACCGGCCGCGCCGGCAAGAAGGGCATCAGCGTGATGCTTGTGATTCCCGCGCGCAAGCGCCGTGCCGAACTGTTACTCAACATGGCAGGAATCGATGTGGCCTGGGGCACCGCGCCGACCGTCGAGGAGATCCGCACCCTCGATCAGCAGCGCATGTTGCAGGACGCGCTGTTCGGTGAAGAAACCACGGAAGACGATCTGGTGCTGGCGCGCGCGATGCTCGCCGAACGCTCGGCGGAAGACATCGCAGCGGCACTGGCGCGCCTTTATCGCTCGCGCCTCCCCTCACCTGAAGATATTCTCGATCCCGGTCAGGGTGGCCGGTCACGCGACGACCGAGGATCGCGCGAGGATCGCGGCGCAAGACGCGACAGCCGCGAGCCGCGCGGCGACGACCGTGCGCCACGCGCAAAATCAAAATCACGCGGCGAGATGCCCGAAGGCAGCGTCTGGTTTCGCGCCGCCATCGGCCGCAACAAGAATGCCGAGGCCCGCTGGCTGTTGCCGATGATCTGCCGTCGCGGCGGAATCGGCAAACAGGATATCGGCGCCATTCGCATCTTCGATGCCAGCACCGAGTTCGAGATTTCCGCGAACGCGGTTGACGAGTTTACCGCCAAGATCAAGCGCCCCGACAAGGAAGACAATATCCGCATCGAGGCGCTGCCGAACGGACCGCAGGGCGATACCCCATCCTTCGACAAGCGCCCGCGGAAGCCGCCGCACAAGGACAGGGATTTCAGCGCCAAACCGCGCTACGACTCGAAGCCTAGGCACGAGGACAAGCCGCGATTTGAGGACAAGCCGCGCTACGACAAGCCGAAGCACAGCGGAAAACCTCAGCGGGACGACACTCGCCGCTTCGAAGACGCGCCTCCGCGTGGCAAAGGTCCGAAGCCCGGCAAGAGCCAGGATCGCCAGAGTTGGCCTGATGTCGACAAGGGTGGCCTTGCCAAGAAACCGAAGAAAAAGAAGCATCGCAAAGGCGGATAG
- a CDS encoding DUF1236 domain-containing protein, with protein MKRTLMVLAMISTGALIPTVASAQGVPGGIERGAREGERAAGPVGAIVGGTVGGVVGGVAGVLGVDQGPRFRSYVVEQRRPSYRYQNDLAVGVVLPEEGVTYYDVPAEYGVRDYRYTVVNDRTVLVDPRTRRVVQIVE; from the coding sequence ATGAAACGGACTTTGATGGTTTTGGCGATGATTTCGACTGGCGCGCTCATTCCGACGGTGGCATCGGCGCAGGGCGTTCCGGGTGGAATCGAACGCGGCGCGCGTGAAGGCGAGCGCGCGGCGGGTCCCGTCGGTGCGATTGTGGGCGGCACGGTCGGTGGTGTGGTCGGCGGCGTTGCGGGCGTTCTTGGCGTCGATCAGGGTCCGCGCTTCCGCAGCTATGTTGTCGAGCAGCGTCGCCCGTCTTACCGGTATCAGAATGACCTCGCGGTCGGTGTCGTTCTTCCGGAAGAAGGCGTGACTTACTACGACGTTCCCGCAGAATATGGCGTTCGCGACTATCGCTACACCGTGGTGAACGATCGCACTGTTCTGGTGGATCCGCGGACCCGTCGTGTGGTTCAGATCGTCGAGTAA
- a CDS encoding FAD binding domain-containing protein produces MYETTYHRPSSVDDAVALFKKGSDSKYLAGGHTLLPVMKQRLAQPSDVIDLARIPALVGVSATADALVIKAATTYYDILTSTDAKKAIPAIVHLTSVLGDPAVRYRGTIGGSIANNDPAADFPAAVVALDATVKTNKRSIKADDFFQGLFTTALEDGEIITEISFPIPAKAAYAKMRHPASRFALTGVFVAKTKSGDVRVAATGASQNGVMRVPAIEAALKANWSADALDGVTISADGLMADIHGSAPYRANLIKVMAQRAVAAAG; encoded by the coding sequence ATGTACGAGACAACCTATCACCGTCCCTCCAGCGTCGATGACGCTGTCGCGCTCTTCAAGAAGGGCTCCGACTCGAAGTACCTCGCCGGCGGCCACACGCTGCTGCCGGTGATGAAGCAACGCCTCGCACAGCCCTCCGACGTGATCGACCTCGCGCGGATTCCCGCGCTGGTCGGGGTGTCCGCGACCGCGGATGCGCTGGTCATCAAGGCGGCGACGACCTACTACGACATCCTCACCAGCACGGATGCAAAGAAAGCGATTCCCGCCATCGTGCATCTGACCTCGGTGCTCGGCGATCCCGCGGTGCGCTATCGCGGCACCATCGGTGGCTCGATCGCCAACAACGATCCGGCGGCAGATTTTCCCGCAGCCGTGGTCGCCCTCGACGCCACGGTGAAAACCAACAAGCGCAGCATCAAGGCGGATGATTTCTTCCAGGGCTTGTTCACCACCGCACTGGAGGACGGCGAGATCATCACCGAAATCTCGTTCCCGATTCCGGCGAAGGCGGCTTATGCGAAGATGCGCCATCCGGCCTCGCGCTTTGCGCTGACCGGCGTGTTCGTGGCCAAGACGAAGTCGGGTGACGTGCGCGTCGCCGCAACCGGCGCATCGCAGAACGGCGTGATGCGCGTGCCCGCCATCGAGGCGGCCTTGAAGGCGAACTGGTCTGCCGACGCACTCGACGGTGTGACGATTTCAGCCGACGGGCTGATGGCGGACATCCATGGATCGGCGCCCTACCGCGCCAACCTCATCAAGGTGATGGCGCAACGCGCCGTTGCCGCAGCGGGCTAA
- a CDS encoding xanthine dehydrogenase family protein molybdopterin-binding subunit, whose translation MSVEGIGARVVRKEDKRFITGKGKYTDDVRLHGMTYASFVRSPHAHAKIKSIDVAAAMKMPGVVDVLTGQQLVDDKIGNLICGWMIHSKDGSPMKMGAWPAMAPETVRFVGNAVAVVIAETRNQARDAAEAVEVTYEELPAAADIRSAIASGAPQLHPEAPGNVIYDWSIGDEAATGEAFKKAANVVSMDITNNRLVPNAMEPRAAVAEYDSAEEHFTLYTTSQNPHVARLVLSAFYNVAAENKLRVIAPDVGGGFGSKIFIYPEEMVALWASKRTGRPVKWTSDRTEAFLTDAHGRDHLTKAEMAFDKDNKIIGLRVKTHANLGAYMSLFSSSVPTYLYATLLSGQYNIPNIYAEVVSVYTNTTPVDAYRGAGRPEASFVMERMMETAARQLKVDPAELRRKNFITSFPHQTPVIMAYDAGDFNASLDAALKAIDYAGFPARKEQAKKDGKLRGIGFSCYIEACGIAPSKAVGSLGAGVGLWESCEVRVNPVGTIEILTGSHSHGQGHETTFAQVVADRLGIPIGQVSIIHGDTDKVQFGMGTYGSRSGAVGMSAIVKAMEKVEAKAKKIVAHQLEASENDIVIENGEFKVTGTDKAIALPMVALAAYTAHNLPDGMEPGLKETAFYDPTNFTFPAGAYVCEVDVDPGTGKTDIVNFVAADDFGRLINPMIVEGQVHGGLAQGIGQAMLEGAVYDKSGQLLTASFMDYAMPRADDLPSFKVSHTMTLCPSNPLGIKGCGEAGAIGSTPAVINAITDAIGNNKLEMPASPDRVWHAIHQQQAAE comes from the coding sequence ATGAGTGTTGAAGGTATCGGCGCACGGGTAGTGCGCAAGGAAGACAAGCGTTTCATCACCGGCAAGGGCAAATACACCGACGACGTCCGCCTCCATGGCATGACCTATGCGTCGTTCGTCCGCAGCCCGCACGCCCACGCAAAAATCAAAAGCATCGACGTCGCCGCCGCCATGAAGATGCCGGGCGTGGTCGATGTGCTGACAGGCCAGCAGCTCGTGGATGACAAGATCGGCAACCTGATCTGCGGCTGGATGATCCACTCCAAGGACGGTTCGCCGATGAAAATGGGCGCGTGGCCGGCCATGGCGCCGGAAACCGTGCGCTTTGTCGGAAACGCGGTAGCTGTCGTCATCGCGGAAACCCGCAATCAGGCGCGCGATGCGGCGGAAGCCGTCGAGGTAACGTACGAAGAACTGCCGGCGGCCGCGGACATTCGTTCGGCCATCGCATCCGGCGCGCCGCAGCTTCACCCCGAAGCGCCCGGCAACGTCATTTATGACTGGAGCATCGGCGACGAGGCCGCGACCGGCGAGGCCTTCAAGAAGGCCGCCAATGTCGTGTCGATGGACATCACCAACAACCGGCTGGTGCCCAACGCAATGGAACCGCGCGCGGCGGTTGCGGAATACGATTCCGCCGAAGAGCACTTCACTCTTTATACCACGTCACAAAATCCCCATGTCGCGCGCCTCGTGCTGTCGGCGTTCTACAACGTCGCTGCCGAAAACAAGCTGCGCGTGATTGCGCCTGACGTCGGCGGCGGCTTCGGCTCCAAGATCTTCATCTATCCTGAAGAAATGGTGGCGCTGTGGGCCTCCAAGCGCACCGGCCGTCCGGTAAAATGGACATCCGACCGCACCGAGGCGTTTCTCACCGACGCCCACGGCCGCGATCATCTGACCAAGGCCGAGATGGCGTTCGACAAGGACAACAAGATCATCGGCCTGCGGGTAAAAACCCACGCCAATCTCGGCGCCTACATGTCGCTGTTCTCCTCGTCGGTACCGACTTATCTCTACGCCACGCTGTTGTCGGGGCAATACAACATCCCGAACATCTACGCCGAGGTGGTCAGCGTCTATACCAACACCACGCCGGTCGATGCCTATCGCGGCGCGGGCCGTCCCGAAGCCTCTTTCGTGATGGAGCGGATGATGGAAACCGCGGCGCGGCAGCTCAAGGTCGATCCTGCCGAGCTGCGCCGCAAGAACTTCATCACCAGCTTCCCGCATCAGACGCCGGTGATCATGGCCTATGACGCCGGCGACTTTAACGCCTCACTCGACGCTGCCTTGAAAGCCATCGACTATGCCGGCTTCCCCGCGCGGAAGGAGCAGGCCAAGAAAGACGGCAAGCTGCGCGGCATCGGCTTCTCCTGCTACATCGAAGCCTGCGGCATCGCGCCGTCGAAAGCCGTCGGCAGCCTCGGCGCAGGCGTCGGCCTGTGGGAATCCTGCGAGGTGCGGGTCAACCCCGTCGGCACCATTGAAATCCTCACCGGCTCGCACAGCCATGGTCAGGGCCATGAGACGACGTTTGCCCAGGTGGTTGCCGATCGTCTCGGCATTCCCATCGGCCAGGTGTCGATCATCCACGGAGACACCGACAAGGTGCAGTTCGGCATGGGCACCTACGGCTCACGCTCCGGCGCCGTCGGCATGTCCGCTATCGTCAAGGCGATGGAGAAGGTCGAAGCCAAGGCGAAGAAGATCGTCGCGCATCAACTTGAAGCCTCGGAAAACGACATCGTCATCGAGAACGGCGAGTTCAAGGTCACCGGCACCGACAAGGCGATTGCGCTGCCGATGGTCGCTCTTGCCGCCTACACCGCGCACAACCTGCCGGACGGCATGGAGCCCGGCCTGAAGGAAACCGCGTTCTACGACCCGACCAACTTCACCTTCCCCGCTGGCGCTTATGTCTGCGAGGTCGACGTCGATCCAGGCACCGGCAAGACCGATATCGTCAACTTCGTCGCAGCCGATGACTTTGGACGCCTGATCAACCCGATGATCGTCGAGGGTCAGGTGCACGGCGGTCTTGCGCAAGGCATCGGACAGGCGATGCTTGAAGGCGCGGTCTACGACAAGAGCGGCCAGCTCCTGACCGCCTCATTCATGGACTATGCCATGCCCCGCGCCGACGATCTGCCGTCGTTCAAGGTGTCACACACCATGACGCTGTGCCCGAGCAATCCGCTCGGCATCAAGGGTTGCGGCGAAGCCGGCGCCATCGGCTCGACGCCGGCGGTGATCAACGCGATCACCGACGCTATCGGCAACAACAAGCTTGAAATGCCGGCGTCCCCCGACAGGGTGTGGCACGCCATCCATCAGCAACAGGCCGCGGAGTAG
- a CDS encoding (2Fe-2S)-binding protein, with product MSTIKLTVNGKAVSADVEDRTLLVHLLRDHLGLTGTHVGCDTSQCGACIVHIDGRAVKSCTTMVGQANGANVTTIEGISKGDTLHPMQAAFRDNHGLQCGYCTPGMIMSAIDIVQRHPAGLDEETVRQELEGNICRCTGYHNIVKSVLDAAGRMKVSAAAE from the coding sequence GTGTCTACAATCAAATTGACGGTCAACGGCAAGGCGGTGTCTGCTGATGTCGAGGATCGGACCCTTCTGGTCCATCTGCTGCGCGATCATCTCGGCCTTACCGGCACCCATGTCGGATGCGACACCAGCCAGTGCGGCGCCTGCATCGTTCACATCGACGGCCGCGCGGTGAAATCCTGCACCACCATGGTCGGCCAGGCCAACGGCGCCAACGTCACCACCATCGAAGGTATTTCAAAGGGCGACACCCTGCACCCGATGCAGGCGGCATTCCGCGACAATCATGGTCTCCAGTGCGGCTATTGCACGCCGGGCATGATCATGAGCGCCATCGACATCGTGCAGCGCCATCCCGCCGGGCTCGACGAAGAAACCGTTCGCCAAGAACTGGAAGGCAATATCTGCCGCTGCACCGGCTACCACAACATCGTCAAATCGGTGCTCGACGCCGCCGGGCGCATGAAGGTTTCTGCCGCCGCGGAATGA
- a CDS encoding 3-oxoacid CoA-transferase subunit A, translating to MDKRVESLAAAVAGVQDGATVLVPGFGAVGVADNLLEALHDQGAKELTIVANNSGNGDHGLARLINSGRVRKVICSYPRSGDYSAFLNAYRAKSLELELVPQGTISERMRCAAAGLGGFFSPVSAGTKLAEGKEQREIDGRLHVFEKPLKGDIALVKAAKADRWGNLTYRKSARNFNPVCAMAAELTVVEVETMVELGALDPEAVVTPGIFVDRIVVAEPRKIGS from the coding sequence ATCGACAAGCGCGTAGAGTCGCTGGCGGCTGCGGTCGCCGGCGTGCAGGACGGTGCGACCGTGCTGGTGCCTGGTTTTGGTGCGGTCGGTGTCGCCGACAATCTCCTCGAAGCGCTGCACGATCAGGGAGCAAAGGAATTGACGATCGTCGCCAACAATTCAGGCAACGGCGATCATGGTTTGGCGCGCCTCATCAACTCCGGACGTGTGCGCAAGGTCATCTGCTCTTATCCGCGCTCGGGCGACTACAGCGCCTTCCTGAATGCCTATCGCGCCAAGAGCCTTGAACTGGAATTGGTGCCGCAAGGCACCATCAGCGAGCGCATGCGGTGCGCCGCCGCCGGTCTCGGCGGTTTTTTCTCGCCGGTCTCGGCGGGCACCAAGCTCGCCGAAGGCAAGGAGCAGCGGGAAATCGACGGCCGGCTTCATGTTTTCGAGAAGCCGCTGAAGGGCGACATCGCACTGGTGAAAGCGGCGAAGGCCGACCGCTGGGGCAATCTCACCTATCGCAAATCCGCCCGTAACTTTAATCCGGTTTGCGCGATGGCTGCCGAATTGACCGTGGTTGAGGTCGAGACCATGGTTGAACTCGGCGCTCTCGATCCGGAAGCCGTTGTGACCCCTGGAATTTTCGTCGACAGAATCGTCGTTGCCGAACCGCGCAAGATTGGGAGCTGA
- a CDS encoding 3-oxoacid CoA-transferase subunit B: MAWRAAQDLPEGAYVNLGIGIPTLTSGFVPKTREVIFHSENGVLGMGGPPKPGEEDEELTDAGKNLTTLVTGGCYVHHADAFLMIRGGHLDVSLLGAFEVSEKGDLANWTTEDTEFPPGVGGAMDLAVGAKEIRVLMEHTDKKGQPRIKFRCSYPLTAAGVVKRIYTNYAVIDVASAGLLVAEMIPGMTLETLQAMTEPRLELAPGYKDMMPPARAA; this comes from the coding sequence ATGGCATGGCGCGCTGCGCAGGATTTGCCGGAGGGTGCTTACGTCAATCTCGGCATCGGCATTCCGACGCTGACCTCGGGCTTTGTGCCGAAAACCCGCGAGGTGATCTTTCACAGCGAGAACGGCGTGCTCGGGATGGGCGGTCCGCCGAAGCCCGGCGAGGAGGATGAAGAGCTTACCGATGCCGGCAAGAACCTGACAACGCTGGTGACTGGTGGTTGCTACGTCCATCACGCCGACGCGTTCCTGATGATCCGCGGCGGCCATCTCGATGTCAGCCTGCTCGGCGCATTCGAAGTGTCGGAAAAGGGCGATCTCGCCAACTGGACCACGGAAGACACGGAGTTTCCACCCGGCGTTGGCGGCGCGATGGATCTTGCGGTCGGCGCCAAGGAAATTCGCGTCCTCATGGAGCACACCGACAAGAAGGGACAGCCGCGCATCAAGTTCCGCTGCAGCTACCCGCTCACGGCGGCGGGCGTGGTGAAGCGCATCTACACCAACTACGCGGTGATCGATGTTGCATCGGCGGGTCTCCTCGTGGCTGAAATGATACCGGGCATGACGCTGGAGACATTGCAGGCCATGACGGAACCCAGACTGGAACTCGCTCCAGGCTACAAGGACATGATGCCGCCCGCGCGGGCGGCTTGA